One genomic segment of Catalinimonas alkaloidigena includes these proteins:
- a CDS encoding N-acetylmuramoyl-L-alanine amidase family protein, with product MKNIILISCFSLLLVATTFNTAGVKQYRVKRVVIDPGHGGKDPGTHGLISKEKDVVLNIAHHLGRIIKENMDDVEVIFTRKDDSFPSLEERAAIANKNDADIFISIHANALPPGHENIHGTESYVMGAHTREGNLEVAKRENSVILMEENYEERYEGFDPLSPESHILFSLYQGAYLNNSLRLADKIERQFKERVGRRSRGVKQAGFWVLWRTSMPSVLVEVGYLTNPKEEKYLNDRLGQVYIASGIYRALRDYKEEIESL from the coding sequence GTGAAAAATATTATCTTAATCAGTTGTTTTTCGCTCTTATTGGTAGCTACTACTTTCAATACTGCAGGCGTTAAGCAATACCGTGTCAAAAGAGTAGTCATTGATCCGGGGCATGGCGGCAAAGATCCGGGAACCCACGGCCTTATTTCTAAAGAAAAAGACGTAGTACTCAATATCGCACATCACCTGGGTCGCATCATTAAGGAAAACATGGACGATGTAGAAGTCATCTTTACGCGTAAAGATGATAGCTTTCCTTCATTGGAAGAACGTGCTGCAATAGCTAATAAAAATGATGCGGATATTTTTATTTCCATACATGCCAATGCGCTTCCTCCGGGCCACGAAAATATTCATGGTACTGAAAGCTATGTAATGGGAGCTCATACGCGCGAAGGAAACCTGGAAGTTGCCAAACGTGAGAACTCCGTGATCCTGATGGAAGAAAACTACGAGGAGCGTTACGAAGGGTTTGACCCACTATCACCCGAATCTCATATTCTTTTTTCTCTATACCAAGGCGCCTATCTAAACAATAGCCTCCGCTTAGCAGATAAGATAGAGAGACAATTTAAAGAACGGGTGGGCCGCCGTAGCCGGGGCGTAAAACAAGCCGGTTTTTGGGTATTATGGCGTACCTCTATGCCTAGTGTACTGGTTGAAGTAGGATATTTGACCAATCCTAAAGAAGAGAAATACCTGAATGACAGG
- a CDS encoding putative LPS assembly protein LptD gives MTYLKYVCSLSILFFLFPDLSAQEGERPFQSDTTGILSPSVLDTIPPDTIPNDNLPVNDTTTTVAIDSSQAQGDIETTVNYNAEDSIFFDVVNRKIYLYGNAEIDYGEIKLAADYVELDWVNNMLTAKGMPDSTGKVVGQPIFTDGPEEYQTETIRYNFKTRKAYISGVLTRPQEAEGYVYGEKVKKNENDEVFISKGWYTPCDCEPGETPDLYIRSRKLKVVPGELVVAGPFNLVITDIPTPLGLPFGIFPMPRRQNSGIIIPTYGEERRRGFFLKNGGYYFDINDYVNLTLLGDIYSKGSYGFSIISDYRKRYAYNGGLNFQYNRQLIDPDGASPEEANDFRLNFRHTPQSRGNSRFSASVNIATSSYIQNNPTTNVEANLRTTLSSTVTYSTAFRNTPFNLAMSFRHNQNLVTEVVNVILPEISLNMNRIYPFKNVVTSRSSWLSKVNVGYRMSGRNQFTNEAVRAPSGIPSDIIANRDPLADSVLAINGDNLSAILDRTQTGFEHSIPISTSFNVFNYFTVSPSFNYEELWYLKEYDYDDETIPGRVIINEVPGFSRASSWNASTSVNTRFYGLFNFRGEKLQAIRHTVIPSVSVSYRPDFSEERYGYYQEVRLDDDPLYDPNTGYDRNLKLVSIYDGFIYGAPSPGKSGSVGFSLNNNLEMKVRNDKDTTEEASATRKIPIFESLSLSTSYNLIADSFKLAPLNVSGRTRLFDNKVSINASMSMDPYSYIPDTFEPIDSVGSGSNLKIYRNFTRTDIYAWQSLSERMAGDTYAEYEEAGLLGDIRRGIGTITRASLALSTNFQPKQKEKDKQKEEEEADVTADELDYINRNRSDYVDFDIPWSIRLRYNLSYTNDPRRMLIEGEDDKIRQSVMFSGDVSIAPKWKVQFNSGFDFVNQEITQTSIDVFRDLGCFDFQFNWVPFGRFTSYHVQINVKSAMLSDLKLQRRRAWQDF, from the coding sequence TTGACTTATTTAAAATACGTATGTAGCCTTTCAATATTATTTTTCCTCTTTCCTGATTTGTCCGCTCAGGAGGGCGAAAGACCTTTTCAGTCAGATACTACGGGTATACTGTCCCCATCTGTATTAGACACCATACCTCCGGATACTATACCTAATGATAACCTGCCTGTTAACGATACAACAACTACAGTGGCTATTGATAGTTCCCAAGCGCAGGGAGATATTGAAACCACAGTCAATTATAATGCTGAAGACTCTATATTTTTTGATGTTGTTAACAGGAAAATCTACCTATATGGCAATGCGGAAATTGATTATGGTGAAATTAAACTGGCTGCCGACTATGTAGAACTTGACTGGGTCAATAATATGCTTACGGCAAAAGGCATGCCTGACTCTACAGGAAAAGTTGTAGGTCAACCTATTTTTACTGATGGACCTGAAGAATACCAAACTGAAACAATCCGCTATAATTTCAAGACACGCAAAGCCTATATCTCCGGTGTGCTGACCCGCCCCCAGGAAGCAGAGGGCTATGTATATGGCGAAAAGGTAAAGAAGAATGAGAATGACGAAGTATTCATCAGTAAAGGCTGGTATACCCCATGCGACTGTGAGCCGGGAGAAACACCCGATCTGTACATAAGGTCCCGGAAGCTCAAAGTGGTACCCGGCGAACTGGTAGTAGCAGGGCCATTCAATCTGGTAATCACAGATATTCCTACTCCTTTGGGTTTGCCATTCGGAATTTTTCCCATGCCCAGAAGGCAAAACTCCGGTATCATTATACCCACCTACGGAGAAGAAAGAAGAAGGGGCTTTTTCCTAAAAAATGGAGGTTATTACTTTGATATCAATGATTATGTGAACCTGACGCTTCTGGGGGATATCTATTCCAAAGGAAGCTACGGCTTTTCTATCATTTCAGACTATCGCAAAAGATATGCTTATAACGGAGGGTTGAACTTTCAGTACAACCGCCAACTTATTGATCCGGATGGTGCCAGCCCGGAGGAGGCGAATGACTTTCGGCTTAACTTCCGGCATACGCCCCAGTCCAGAGGCAATAGCCGCTTCTCCGCCTCAGTTAATATCGCTACCAGCTCCTATATTCAGAACAATCCAACAACTAATGTTGAGGCTAATTTAAGAACTACGCTAAGCTCTACCGTAACATATTCTACTGCTTTTCGCAATACGCCTTTTAACCTGGCCATGAGTTTCCGCCATAACCAGAATTTGGTTACAGAAGTGGTCAATGTGATCCTGCCCGAGATCTCATTGAATATGAACCGTATCTACCCTTTCAAAAATGTGGTGACCTCCCGTAGCAGTTGGCTCAGTAAGGTGAACGTAGGGTACAGAATGTCAGGGCGAAACCAGTTTACCAACGAAGCAGTACGGGCTCCCAGTGGTATTCCTTCAGATATCATTGCCAATCGTGATCCTTTGGCTGATAGTGTATTAGCGATCAACGGCGATAACCTCTCGGCTATTTTGGACCGTACCCAGACAGGTTTTGAACATTCCATACCGATATCTACATCTTTCAATGTTTTCAATTACTTCACCGTATCACCATCATTTAATTATGAGGAGCTGTGGTACCTGAAAGAATATGATTATGATGATGAGACGATTCCCGGTAGAGTGATTATCAATGAAGTTCCCGGTTTTTCGCGGGCTTCTTCCTGGAATGCCAGCACCTCGGTGAATACCCGCTTCTATGGGCTTTTTAACTTTAGAGGAGAAAAACTGCAGGCGATCCGTCATACCGTAATCCCTTCGGTAAGTGTGAGTTATCGCCCAGACTTTTCTGAAGAAAGATATGGTTATTATCAAGAAGTTAGGTTAGATGATGACCCACTTTATGATCCTAATACGGGTTATGACAGAAATTTGAAATTAGTATCTATTTATGATGGATTTATTTACGGTGCGCCTTCGCCCGGCAAGAGTGGTTCTGTTGGCTTTTCACTAAATAATAACCTGGAAATGAAGGTGCGTAATGACAAAGATACGACCGAAGAGGCCAGTGCCACCCGTAAGATTCCGATCTTTGAGAGCTTGTCTTTGAGTACCAGTTATAACCTGATCGCCGACTCTTTCAAGCTGGCTCCGCTCAATGTATCCGGCCGTACCCGCCTGTTTGACAATAAGGTGAGCATCAACGCTTCCATGTCTATGGACCCGTACTCTTATATTCCAGATACTTTTGAACCGATAGATTCGGTGGGGAGTGGGAGTAATTTAAAGATATACAGAAATTTTACCCGAACCGATATCTATGCCTGGCAATCTCTCTCAGAACGTATGGCCGGAGATACTTATGCTGAATATGAAGAGGCAGGCTTATTAGGTGATATTAGGCGTGGCATAGGCACAATCACCCGGGCAAGCCTGGCTTTGAGCACCAATTTTCAGCCCAAGCAGAAAGAAAAAGACAAACAAAAAGAAGAAGAAGAGGCGGACGTGACCGCGGATGAACTGGATTATATTAACCGGAACCGTAGCGATTATGTGGATTTTGACATTCCCTGGAGCATACGGCTGCGTTATAACCTGAGCTATACCAATGATCCCCGCCGGATGCTGATTGAAGGCGAAGATGATAAAATCAGACAGTCAGTGATGTTCTCCGGCGATGTGAGCATCGCTCCCAAGTGGAAGGTACAGTTTAACTCAGGTTTTGACTTTGTCAATCAGGAGATTACCCAAACCAGTATTGATGTGTTTCGCGATCTGGGCTGTTTTGATTTCCAATTCAACTGGGTGCCTTTCGGAAGGTTTACCTCCTATCATGTACAGATCAATGTGAAGTCGGCCATGCTAAGTGACCTGAAACTGCAGAGAAGAAGGGCCTGGCAGGATTTCTAG